The following is a genomic window from Marinococcus sp. PL1-022.
GTCATTGTTTATGTTTGATGCCTTCGTAATCATTGCCTCTCTGCTGTATTTAGACTACCGGGAAGCAATGTACACGCTCGTGTTTGTATTCGTGGCTGCCCGCGTCATCGATTTTATTCAGCAGGGGGCGTACTCCGGCAAAGCCGCCATGATCATTTCCGATCAGGCTCCGGAGGTAGCTGACGCCATTTTACAGGAGATGAACCGGGGAGCAACTATACTAAACGGCAAGGGCAGCTTCACCCGCCAGGAAAAAGAGATTCTCTACTGTGTCGTTGGCAAAAACGAACTGATGCGCCTGAAACACCTTGTCGAACGGGTGGACCCCCATGCGTTTGTTACGGTTAACGATGTCCAGGATGTTATCGGCGAGGGCTTCACGCTCGATGAAAACAAAAACCCGCTGCAGTAAGGCGGATTCGACCCACATCTTCATCAGATTCAATACACAAAAACACCTGCGCGATGCCGGCGCAGGTGTTTTTTACTATTCTTGGCTTGTCATGAGGAACATGGCGATAAAACGCCCCAGTTCCAGCACGGCTACCAGAGCAGCTGCCACGTACGTTAATGCAGCGGCATCGAGCACTTTTTTCGTTTCCCGTTCTTCATTGTTGCTGATTATACCGGTCGCCACAATCTGATTCATGGCCCGGCTGCTCGCATTAAATTCCACCGGAAGAGTGACAACCTGGAACAGTACGGCGGCCGAAAAGAATACGATGCCCGCCAGAAACATGCCGGTCGACTGCAGCAAAATACCGGCAAGAATTAAAAAGAAGGAAAGGTTGGACCCGGTCGAAGCCACCGGGGCAAGCGAGGAACGGAATCGTAAAAACGCATAGTTTTCCGCATCCTGAATGGCGTGTCCCACTTCGTGGGAAGCGATAGCCTGAGCCGCTACTGTCGAATTGTAATAGTTCTCCTCCGACAAGCGGACAACTTTTTTCGAGGGATCATAGTGATCCGTTAGTTTTCCTTTAGTCGGCTCTACGCGTACATTATAGATGCCGTTTTCCTCCAGGATTTTTTTTGCCACGGAGGCCCCTGTCATTCCGGATGAATTGCTTACGTTCGAATATTTTTTATATGCTTTTTTCACTTTGGACTGTGCCCAAAGCGGAATGAGGATCAGCGCTGCTAAATATAACAGAAGCATTCCCATTTTTTCTCATCCCTCCATTTATATATACTTATATTGTATGCAGGCAGGGGTATAATGTCAAAGATTCTGCTCTATTCCTCCATGAGCCGAAGCTCCGGCCGGCCGGGGCTGATCCGCCACCAGAGCAGAAGCCCCGTAGAAATAATACTGAGCCAGAATGTGCCATAGCCGATCAGGGAAATGTACGGCTCAAGCGACCTCGAGACCCAGGGATACATCCCAAAAACGTAGTCAATTATATCATTATGCAGTGTCCATACCGCTACTGCCCCGATATGCCGAAGCTTCACCCGGTAGTACGGAAGATACAGGAACGCCTGCAGGGCCATACCCGCGTGAGAGGCGATAAGCATGTAATGCTGCCAGCTGAGAGCCTCTCCGGCCACGCCGGAAAACACATTCATTCCCACCGCCCAAAGCCCATACTTTACAAGCGTTATAAAAGCAAACGCTTCCGCCAGTCCGCTCCTTCTGCCGATAATATAGAGTCCGAGAACGATCGTAAAAACCAGGCTTGCGGTCGGACTGTCCGGGACGAAGGGCAGAAACACAGCCGGCGTCTGCTGCAGCTGCTGCCCGTACCAAATATAGCCGTAAATG
Proteins encoded in this region:
- a CDS encoding DUF1405 domain-containing protein, which translates into the protein MKQLLGWFGTPYVLIPLFIINALGTIYGYIWYGQQLQQTPAVFLPFVPDSPTASLVFTIVLGLYIIGRRSGLAEAFAFITLVKYGLWAVGMNVFSGVAGEALSWQHYMLIASHAGMALQAFLYLPYYRVKLRHIGAVAVWTLHNDIIDYVFGMYPWVSRSLEPYISLIGYGTFWLSIISTGLLLWWRISPGRPELRLMEE
- a CDS encoding zinc metallopeptidase produces the protein MGMLLLYLAALILIPLWAQSKVKKAYKKYSNVSNSSGMTGASVAKKILEENGIYNVRVEPTKGKLTDHYDPSKKVVRLSEENYYNSTVAAQAIASHEVGHAIQDAENYAFLRFRSSLAPVASTGSNLSFFLILAGILLQSTGMFLAGIVFFSAAVLFQVVTLPVEFNASSRAMNQIVATGIISNNEERETKKVLDAAALTYVAAALVAVLELGRFIAMFLMTSQE